A window from Pseudomonas alloputida encodes these proteins:
- the pstB gene encoding phosphate ABC transporter ATP-binding protein PstB, translated as MQQDSHTHGIDMSALGRNKQSLRMAEETVAIEVPGLSLFYGDKQALFDVQMNIPKQRVTAFIGPSGCGKSTLLRTFNRMNDLVDGCRVEGAINLYGNNIYRKGEDVAELRRRVGMVFQKPNPFPKTIYENVVYGLRIQGINKKRVLDEAVEWALKGAALWDEVKDRLHESALGLSGGQQQRLVIARTIAVEPEVLLLDEPCSALDPISTLKVEELIYELKSKYTIVIVTHNMQQAARVSDYTAFMYMGKLVEFGDTDTLFTNPAKKQTEDYITGRYG; from the coding sequence ATGCAGCAAGATTCCCACACCCATGGCATCGACATGTCTGCCCTGGGCCGCAACAAGCAGAGCCTGCGGATGGCTGAAGAAACCGTGGCCATCGAAGTGCCGGGCCTGAGCCTGTTCTATGGCGACAAGCAAGCGCTGTTCGACGTGCAGATGAACATCCCGAAGCAGCGCGTGACCGCCTTCATCGGCCCATCCGGCTGCGGCAAGTCGACCCTGCTGCGCACCTTCAACCGGATGAACGACTTGGTTGACGGTTGCCGTGTGGAAGGTGCCATCAACCTGTACGGCAACAATATCTACCGCAAGGGCGAAGACGTTGCCGAACTGCGCCGGCGTGTGGGCATGGTGTTCCAGAAGCCGAACCCGTTCCCCAAGACCATCTACGAGAACGTGGTCTACGGCCTGCGCATCCAGGGCATCAACAAGAAGCGCGTGCTCGATGAAGCCGTCGAGTGGGCGTTGAAGGGCGCGGCCTTGTGGGACGAGGTCAAGGACCGCCTGCACGAGTCGGCGCTGGGCCTGTCCGGTGGCCAGCAGCAGCGTCTGGTCATCGCCCGCACCATTGCCGTGGAGCCGGAGGTGCTGCTGCTTGACGAACCGTGCTCGGCGCTGGACCCGATCTCGACCTTGAAGGTCGAAGAACTGATCTATGAATTGAAATCCAAGTACACCATCGTCATCGTGACCCACAACATGCAGCAAGCGGCGCGTGTTTCGGATTACACCGCGTTCATGTACATGGGCAAACTGGTCGAATTCGGGGATACCGATACCCTGTTCACCAACCCGGCGAAGAAGCAGACCGAAGACTACATCACCGGTCGCTACGGCTAA